The DNA sequence ataatatatataaaaatgaaGAAAATGTGCAGGATATTAACCTGGTGCAAGATAGCCAACTGTGCCTTGCAAAGCTGCAGATGAGGAAAGGGTATTACCATCCTGCAAATGAAGTCCGAGAATTCGAGCTGTCCCAAAATCACTGACATGAGCTTCCCAGTCTCTATCCAAAAGGATGTTAGAAGGTTTTAAGTCACAGTGCACAATGGGAAAGTCATAACCAGAGTGTAAGTAGTCCAATCCGCTAGCAATAGAAATCAGAACACGGATTCTTTCAGATAATGTCCACCTAGACTGATCGACCGATTTGTCGTGTATGATGGTATCCAAATTCCCATTTTCCATGTACTCTAGAACTAGAGCTTTCAATTTCCCACTCTCCCAGGCATAACCAAGCACCTTCACCAAATTTCTATGCCTCAGCTGGCTCAAGGTGCTGGCTTCTGTTTTGAAGATCTTATCTGTGTTTGCATAGAATTGATGCAAATTCAATCTTTTGACAGCTACAATCTGGCCTTGTTCAAGTTGTCCCTTGTAAACTGTGCTCAAATTGCTAGCACCAATGATGTTGTCAGTGCTGAATAAGCCAGTGGCATTCTCTAACTCCTTTGGACTGAATCTTTTAAGAGCCAATGCTGTCCTGTAATCTGGTTCTTGATTCTCACCATTCTCTTTTTGTTTAGAATTGCAAAGTTTGTTGCCTCGATTGAGAATCAAAATCACAAGCACTAGAAGTAGGAGTATTGCAAGAGATCCAAGCGCAGCGATAATAGCTATGCTTCTCTTGGATAGAGCATGATTATTACCTTCTTTGCATGGCCTTAAGAATTTTGCTCCACAAAGATCCTGGTTTCCCTTCATATCAGATGCATTGATATGTGCAAATATTCCAGTCATAGGCACAGGGCCTTCAAGTTGATTGAAAGAAAGGTTGAGATGCATCAGCTTGGAGAGATTGGCAAAGCCCTGAGGAATTGTTCCCTTCAAGTTATTCTGAGAAAGATCTATGGAAATGAGATGCTCAAGTTGTGCCAAGACTTCAGGGATTTTACCATCTAAATGGTTTCTTGAAAGATTCAAGTTTTCAAGCAAGTCCATGTGACTAAAAGCTTCTGCAGGAATTGGGCCTGAAATCTTGTTTCCTGAAAAATCAAGATTGAACAGATTTCTGCACCCGGAAATTCTATTGGGAATGACACCTGAAAGATTATTGTTTGAAATATCAATGGCCTGTACCATTTGCAACATGCCCAACTCATCTGGAACACTTCCAGCAAAGTtgttgtaagaaaggttgagaTACATCTGCATGTCTTTGAAGTGTGCAATGACATCACTAGGAATTGATCCTGTGAGGTGGTTGTGAGAGAGATCCAACATCAAAAGCTTATTAAGCTTCCCCATGCTTCTTGGAATGGAACCATTCAGCTTGTTGTCATGGAGATCCAAATATGAAAGCATATCAAGCTGTGAGATAGAATCTGGTATCTGACCAACCAACTTGTTTCTATGCAGCAAAAGCTTTGTTAGTGGTTTGATACCAGAGAGTGTATCAGGTATTGTACCTTCTAACTCATTGTCATGGAGGGAGAGCCCCTGCAGAAGAAAAAGTTTGGACAATTCTGGTGGAATTGAACCAGATAACTTGTTTTCAGCAAGGGTTAAAGTGATGAGCTGACTTAAGTTTCCAATCTCTGGTGGAATTGATCCTATGAAGGAATTTACATTCAGCTGCAGAGTCTGAACCTTAAACAGGTTTTGAATGCCTGGTTTTATTACTCCACTCATATTGTTCTCTCCCAAACTTAGTGTATGAAGGTTTGAGCAGTTGAAAAGGTCGTCCGGGATTTCCCCGGACAAGTTGTTGTGAGCAAAAGATAGGAAAGTAAGATTAGGCATCCTAGAAAAGCCCTCAGGAATTTTGCCAGTGAATGAATTGAAAGCTAAGCTTACATTTACCAAGCTAGTACAACTGGTAATGCTAGGAGGGATGGAACCATGTAAATGGTTGAAGCCCAAGATTAGAAACTTCAAATTATGAAGCACACCAATGTCTGAAGGAATTTCACCTGAAAGAAGATTCTGGCTCATTGAAAGATATGTTAAGTTTTTCAAGCTTGTTATGGATGAAGGGATGCGGCCGGTAAACTTATTTAGATGCAGGGTTAGGTATGTTAAGGAACTCAAAGATCCTATCTCAGGAGATATTGTTCCCTCCAAGTTATTGTCTGAGAGGCCTAAATGTGTCAATGATTTCAATTGGAATATGGAAGGTGGAATAGTGGAGTTCAAGTTATTGCTGAATATCCTCAATGTTTCCAAATGAACTAAGTTTCCTAGCTCAGGAGGAATACTTCCAGACAAGTGATTTTCATACAACTCAAGGTTTAAGAGATTCTTACACTTGGCAAGTTCTGAAGGGATTTTACCAGATAATGAATTTTGAAACAAGAGAAGGGATTGTAAATTTGTCAGGTTTCCAATCTCTTTAGGTATTACACCTGATAACTGGTTTTGGCTAAAATCAAGAGCCTTCAAAGCTTCAAGATTCCCTATGGAAGGAGGTATAGACCCAACCAAGCTATTCCCATATCCTATCATCTGAATAAGGTTAAGGAGCTTGCCTGTGTGTGATGGTATTGTGCCTGTGAGGTTGTTGTTATTGAAAGCAATTCCCAACAAAGAAGTGATGTTGAATATGCTCTCAGGAAGGGTTCCATTCAAGAAGTTACTTCCTAAATCCAAATACTGCAATCTTTTCAAGTTTCCTAACTCAGGAGGGATTGGTCCTGAGAGAGAATTCTCAAAGAGACCAAGCACAGTTAGTTGAGTGCAACGACTTAGCTGATAAGGAATATGGCCGGTAAATGAATTTGAAGTTAAATCAAGAACCTGAAGGCTTGAAATATTGCCCAAGAATGGTGAAATCTCTCCATGGAGCTGCTGAGAAGTCAGAGAAATTGAGATCACATGGCTTGAAGAAGGGTCACATTGAATGCCAGACCAATTGCAATGAGGGTGGATTTCAATCCAATCAGCAAGTGTTCCATTTGGGTCAAGGGTGATGGAGTTCTTGAAAGCTTTCAAggcttcaatttcaacctccaAGAGCCCAGTATTATTATCTGCATATGAAAGTATGGTTAATACGAAAAGGGCTATGACTACACTCAAACTAATCTTAGGAGAAAGCAACATCATTTGTAGaatatttttaagaatgttTAGTTGCTGGTTGGTGATATGAAATGTGAAGTAAATGAagcctatatatatatacacactcTTGAGTTTGAGCATTCGAATGATGAAGTTGAAAGTGGACATGCATTGGTGAATTTAATGAGAGTATGGACCCACATGGTATGCTGCAAAGTCAATTACTTTGAGTACTTTGAGTCATTGGCAGAGATGTGAGTGCAAGGACAAAAATCCGTGACTGTTTAGTTTTATCAAGTTGACTTTGAGTCAAATAGACACGCCTAAGTGCCTAACATGGAAGCATATCCATATCCTTAAGGAAAAGCTTCTAGTGGGAGAAAGAGGAGGCAAATAGAAAATATTATTTCCTCCCTTTGATAACATATTATGTGTAGATATACCAAGTTTTCTATCAACACAATATACTAATTGTTGAACAAATAGAGTAGAACATAAAAGAATTACTTTATGTAGCAGAGATTTAAAGGGCTGGAAAGAGATGTATAAGCTCTAAGGACATCATAAGAGTTATGTTAAATAACTAATGACTTTCTTGAATAATATGAATAACGAGTCTTAAAATTGGCCCAATTCAAGTAAAATACACTACATTTTTAAATTACTCAcataaatcttaatattaaaataaccatccgcATACCTAGTAAATTaaatattgtttaatattttcattgtttacTTATACTTTTCCCTTAATAAAAAAACACTAGAGGTTGGTAGTGCATTTAATAGACTAGAAAGTATAAACTAGCTACATGGTTATCTGTGTGCGGTGTGGTATTACTAAATATGAATATGGTTTGAATTCCTCAAACTTGTTAATTATGTGTTCTTTTGCTAATATATTTAGAAAATgcaatattaatatatataatgcCAAGCTAAAGCTAATAAATTaagatgatattgatgaatgatGAACGCCCTTTGCGGAACGTGTGTGAAAAAGATCACAAGTTGGTGACATATTCTGCCATGCAAGTTGCTCAAATTTAAATAACaaccaccaaaattattttaacattattaGGTGAGTATAGCTTTGTGATATTTGAGTCGGCAATGGACTGTCCTTGTAGAGAAACCACTGCTTCTCAAAAGTGAGGGGATGAGAGTGGAAAATAGTTGGTGGGAATGGAGAtgatgaaaaataatatttcgGTGGCATATTTCTGCTGTTAATGAGATTAATTTAATTGTTAAATGGGACAAGAGGGGGGAGTGGCTTTGTCACTCACAGTCATAATCATAGTCAACTGTCATGTTCTTTGAATTCTGCGATAGATTCTGAGAATTAACAATTATTGCGACGTCATGGAATTTCTGCCAAGTTCAACACGTTTGGATGTATATTtgcttattttaattttaatcattaaACTAGAATTCTCCAATCATTACAACAAAGAGTTAAATTTTAAAGTGATCTTTGAGACTTAATGTTTGTACTAAAAAggtattttaaattctaaatgcACTGTAAACAttctcaaaaacaaaaaattacacCGTATtagttcttttactttttgGACTAGACAAAACATAGTTGCTTTTATTTTTGGGCTAAATGTTTGATGAACGACATAATTATCCTTCATGATTATACATTTTTTGTGgggataaaatattttatagcTTATTGAGATAAAATAACATTATTTCAAAAACATTTAATGCTAAAACTAATTAAAAGGATATATGTCATATCACTTAACTAGCGTTTGTTTTGTTTTGAGGTACTAGGACAGAGACTAGGAGATTGAGACATAATATCATATTTGTTGGGTCAGAGACTGATACTAAAATTTCTATATCTGTTCCtaaaatttcaatatttcagtacctccaaaaaatAGGGACACAGGGGATTGAAATTTTTATAGatggagactgaaactttaataacattttatatctaaaatacccttattttaattaattaattctaattttattctttatgcaaattaaattaaaattttatttttgtttcaatttctgtctctcACTTTACAccaaataaaatactaaaatttatttcagTCTCTTTCTCTTAATCTCTGTCTCTCAATCTCAATCTTTCCATCTTTATTTCTCTACCAAACGCTAACGGTATAACAAATAACTCGATGAAAAAGAGACAAAGACTAAGatggtataatttttttaatttcatacatttttataatactattaaaatttcgaaaatatttttgatacaAAGGTCAAATTTCAGAAATAATTTAACTCCCCCACAACAAAATATGGACAAGTTTATCTTCTTTTTTGGGGGATGAGTGTGGACTAGTTAGTTATCCATAAgaaataaaaacttaaaaatagcCTCTCTTTTTTTGGTAAGCTAGCTCGTAGAAGATAATAAACTTATCACTTCGAAGTGTGTAATTTTATGAAATCCGTGCAGGTATCtggaatataaaatataaaataagatgaAAATGGGGGCATTCCGAGAATTGAACTCGGGACCTCTCGCACCCTAAGCGAGAATCATACCACTAGACCAAATGCCCAACTTTGGTTATGAtaaagttaaattttaatatattcagCATCCTTACACAAGGATAAGGAGAAGAAACGGTGAGAGATACTCTAGGGAATTAAGTACATATCTTTTGTGAGTTAAAGTTAGTTAAGATAATTACAATTATTGCTTTGTTATCAGTTGGTTTCATCTATTATTTGCTTGTTAGTTCTGTAACTAAACTCTAACTACTAGTTAGGCCCTAACCTACTGTATTTACTAGTTAAGCgtccaatattttatttttccaaacAAGGCCTTAATTTTGTTTAATAGAAAAATTTGTCTTCCTATACATGGTTTTCACCTTTCTAATTTATATACTATTTTGTTCTTCAATATCTAAGGGGTGTATGATTGTTCCCTATCAAAGCTAGCAGAACTAAAATTTCATACAAATTTGGAGAAATTATATATCCTCAATTTGGTCATTCATATGCAGAATAAATTTGTCAAATGTTCCAAGAATGGATAAGACTTAAGAGGGTAGTAAAGCAAAGCTCTAGAGAGAGGCTCTGTGTTCTAAAAACGTGGTTAATAAGTCACAGCTaaatttaaatgatattttcAGAATAAAAGTAATGAACCATAATAGAAATAGCATAAGATTACATAAAATAGATTTCAGAGAAAGAAGCTTACAACGGCCTTCAGAGAACATCATTATGGTCTTCTTTCTTAGACATAGCTTTACTTCATAAAATTGAAGCATCTTCTCCAAAACCTCCATAGCAATGGCAACATCAATGCTTAAAGAGACAAGAGTGTTAAAAATATGATAAGACTAAAGGAAAGAGAGAATATGCTCAGAACACTTGTTATGGCTGCTTCCAGATGCAGTTGTACCTATGGATGATGGATCCCACCTCATTAAAGTTCTTCATTTGCAGAGGGATAAGGACAGGTACACACTCATTCTAACATCTACATAAGTAACAATGATTAGAGGCACTTAACATGGTAACCACCTTTTGTTCCTGCAAACAAGACACCATGAAAGCAGAATATTTCAGATTCAACCTTCAAAGAGAAAAACTTATCAGTTCAGCAACAATAGATATTTAAGAGATAGGAAAATTGAGTAACATGTGTGAACAACTGCAACTGTTTGGCCTGTATTTTATTAAGCTTAAAGTAAAATGATATGAATTCAAATAAGATCAAAAAGGAAGTACTAATATGGTATGAAAACTCGCATGCAGTGatcttcatgtgaagttgatatttgaatgattctcaactatcaacttcacatgaaaatAACTGTATATGAGTCTTCGCATTTAAAATATATGTAACAGTGTACTAACCAATGTTCTCATAGTCAAACAAATCAATGAAGATCTTCTAAACATTAGCACTGCCAAACTGGCAAAGCAAGATTGGAATTAGAAAGATTCAAATTGTAAATAAGTGTAACAAATTAAAGTAAATGCCACACCTTTTTGTGGTCAAAGATCAGCATGGTTATATTTGGTCTCTTCGTAATTCAGCATGGACTGTGTTTTCAAAATCACGAAACAAACCAATATAAACACATATTCATGTGAGGATATGGTTGAAAAAAAGTATGAAGAGAAGGGAAACGTATTGTATGATGACAGCCATGTTTTTCTTAGCTTTTTTGCAACATGCACTGCAACGTTGAGAAATTAAAACCTGTGATGGCTGAACTGTTTACATGTAAAAACAAGAAATGTTTAAGGAttatcagaatttattattgttaGTCATTAGTTaactattaatatttaaaaatatggaataaaaaatattattgtattaatatactaaagaaattgaattgattgttaaataataaaaaagaataaattctaATAGTCCATATCATTTTGTATTAGATGACAGCCAGATCATGGGAAAATTACGTTTTTGTCCCCAGAGCTATAGTATCCCTTGCTCGCATTTAGGGGTGgcaatgggtagggtagggtagggtttgaACCCAACCCTAACCCTATCCGCGGGTTGAGTTTTTAACTAACACTCAACCCTACCCTATCCGCGGGTTGAGAAATacccaaccctaaccctacccgcgCTCAACCCGCGGGTATCCGACCCTACCCGCAGGTTGACAAAAAGAAACATTATAATGACACAAATATCTCATAAATAATACAAGTATGTTTGGTTCAGTGGTTGGGAACCTTTGTCACATGCTCAAGGTCCTTGGTTCAACTCCCATATGTAGtatttttaaacatatataACACATATTATGGGGGGTGCGGGTAGGGTTGAGGCTCAACCCGCACCCTACCCGCTCCGTGTCCAACCCTACCCGCAGCGGATCGGGTTGGCAACCCTACCCGACCGGGTTGGGTCGGGTTGGGTACCCGCGGATAGAGTTTATGCTGCCAGGCCTACTCGCATtttaggtaaaaaaaaaaaaaaaaagaaagataaagaaaatgaaaaaatcaTTGCTCTGAGCAACTAATTTACAGGATTCATGAGAATGTCGtctttgaaatttgaaatatttgaaaaaaaatctctTCTTTGCAAAGTACCCAAATGCTAAATTGGCAATAACCATAAAATGCAGTAGTATTGTTCAAATTTATTTGGTCATTTAAGTGAAAGAACCGTAGATTAAACAAAAGACACGCAACCAAACCTTGTTGAAATTCTTCGATCAGTATCATCATTCTTGTTGCAATCATAATTCGTTAAATTCATCAGCACCTTCATTCTTGCGTATTGCCATTTATACAAAGCAatgcacaaaagcattcaaagTAGATTCTTTTGTAGATATAGAAACCGTACTTGCAATTGCCTCCATTTCTTCTTTTAATAGAAGAGGATCAAGATGCTCACCTTGATCCCATCATCAATTGAGTGATGAGTGATACCAACTCTATGATCAGAGTTACACGGCCTTGAAAAAAGTTGCATGTTCGGATAGTAATCTATATACAGCTAGTTTAATAGATAGAAATGTGGGaggatatcaaaatttattatttttgtctgttatttttagttattaatttattttttagtataataatataataatgactaaaatgaataaattttgatcgagtatttttttaatttattatttatttataaattagtttaattatgtaaataatattttgtatgaaatgacaaaattttaaatagaaTTCTGATTTGCGAAATATTAGTTTTTGACTTCTTAGCCTGTCGAGTTGCAGAGTTGGTGATtctgtaaaaaaattaaacattataaataattaatttttaattagttaatattaattaataattttgtatgaatatttttattcactttttaaatattagagatttaaaatttaaaataaaaaattaaaaacaataactAATATTGTAAATacaaatatttaactaaaaatgtTATAGATAAAAGTATAaatctaacaataataaaagcaaTTTTATTCTTGATTTGAGTTCCATAATTATATAATTGTCTTTAAAATTTAGGATACATGATACGTCTAAAATGATTTGACTCTAATATTAAGTAATTATTCTGTTTTAAATTAGGTTATGAATTTGTCTTATACAAATCGTTTTAAATAGACATTATAGAAGTACaagataaatatataatttatcttacaaaaatataataaatttttccATATTTATAAGTTTAAAGATTAACGTAGACCAAATGTCATTTCTTATTATATTTAAAGGAGAGATTGAGAGAGATCTATAAAAATTGAGACTAAATTAAGTATAGTATATaaagtatataaaattaaattataatttagttttttgtttggtttaaggtataaaataagaatatttattaaaaataatattattaaagtttttattttcgtttcaaaaaatttcaatttcttgatatttttacttttaaaaataataaagagattgaaattttatatcacaaaactaaaattttaacattaaatatatTACTGAATCACAATTTTcattctaatttctaaaaataaatactaatttaGAGATGTATTTATTTTAAGTTTACGTATTATTTCTTATATATTGGACAATCATAAATTATATCTTATTGAgtagttaattttaaataattatttttattaggatttgactatatataattttttttacactaTATTCTTTTCGGATAATTGAATGTTGagtatcattattatttttttgaaaaaaaaaatcttagcATAAATCAAAATCTAAGGTGCATGATACCCGTAACTTAAAcacagaaacaaaaaaaaaaaacaaaatagtgatgctaaatatttttacatttcAAACTTTGAATCCCTCCTTCTGTAACGAGGGTCGAACCCATGATATCAGGCTTGAATGTGACACGTAATAAATTATGTTTCCAACTGCTAACGAAGGTTTTTATATGAGTATTGAGAGTATTCAACCATTTTTTTGTTCTTTCGACCCCGAATATATCAATTTATTATGCTTCCCAGTCATCGAACAATCTGCCTAAGAGCCAAAACTAGGTCAATTTTTTCTCTCTCTGGAAATGTCCACTGAAATAGGTCAATGTAGGATCATCGCGAGTTAGGGAATGCCGTAGTTTTGCTTTTAACAATTTGAGTATTTAACGACAAAAATGGAGATTAAATAAGAATATTGATATTTGGCAACATGCCTGAGGCACAAAGATATGAAGAGAATGACAACCAATATTTTCCCTTGTTTTAACTGTTTTACACTTTTCTTACCTTCAATCGAAATTCAATATTTCATGTAAACAACAATGACCAAACTACATTATGTACAACATGGGAGTAACACATTGTGGTTCTTTTGCCAACCCGTTTCCCTTTATCCTGTATCCTCACTTTCtagtttttgtttgtttgttggAACTAATGATTTTCGACATAAAAAAGGACAAAAATTCCTCATGATGAAGAGCTTTTGGTCTGCTTCACATTCAATTCCACATGCCCTTCTTCagataagaaaacaaaaaaatctagCTTCCCAGACACTGATTCATCATAAATTATTTTAGCACTTGGTGTAGTCATCATGTGTTCTTTATGTCAGATCCAAGTCCTTCGGTTGTGGCTTTCAGTTGCTCCAGCTTCTTCCGAAGATATGCTTGTTTCAGTTTCTCACGATGAGCAGCTACCTGCTCCTGTCTGCGATGTTTGATTTCAGAGGCCTTTTCTCTTGCTCGATTAGCTTCTTCATGAACTTCCCTGCAAAGCAAAAAATCATTAAAGCAATTGGATTAGCATAGATTCACGATGTTAAACAGTAAAGTTCACAGCGGAAATCGAAACATAGAAGCAGCCAATGTTCCCCTCTTGACTTCCCCCAAAAAGGATAGAATGGACATTTTCATGGTTGCCTTCCTAGAGGTTCCTATACTTAAGTTATTCCAGAAGATCATAATAGAATGAATAATTACTTTACTTCAAGTAAAGTATTTACCATATTATGGTTGAGgaatgtattattattataatgCTTGCCAACATAATAGTTAACTCAATCCAGCAATTGAACTGGACACCATTCAACAACTTGCCCTTATGAAAGCCACAAAGAGGATGTGTGGTAAACAATATCAGCTACAACTTATTGTAACTACTTCCTCCAAAAACCAAAGCTCAACCTAAAGAATGCAGAGAATTTCACAAGAAATCCCAGTATATGATTAGATTTGGGTTTCTCAGTTCTCATTCCTGATTCGAACAGCTGAAGACTCAACACTACCATTTTCACCACTATTGCCAAACAGATTTAAAAGCTTTGCATTAACCCATCCTTCCTAATcattaaatccaaataaaaaaGGCCTTTTCAGAAAACAAATCACTCCaacatttatttatataaaaagaaaaggatcaATCCCATACCAGATATTGCGCTTATGCTCAGCATTATCGACAGCTCCAACTGTTCGCCCCAGCCCAACCTTTTTCACATCAAACATCACAGAAGCATCATTATCAGCAACTTCATTTTCTCGCAGCACAGTCTCAGCAGCATCACGATTTTCCAGCTGTGGCAACTCATCCTGCTCAATACCCTTACGGAAAAAATCTACACAATACTTCTCTTGATCCTCTTCATCAGACAGCTCACCTCTAACCAACTTTTCATACAGCTCGGCCTTCCTCTCCAGCGCTGCATAGCTCACTGATCCATCATTAACCGCTTTTAACTCAAGTTTATCCCTGCAAAATCAGCATCCAGACTTTAGCTCACAATAACAGAATGCAACATATTACAACAACAAAAACATCAAAGAATCAAGTTAGACTGCGACAAAAAAACAAATGAAAGCCAAATCATTACATCCAGGATAAATAATCATTAGCcacaaaatttcaataaaaattttcacGAAAGCTAGCCGGTGCCAATTTCAACGGACATGACAATTCATAACATCGGAAAATAAAACATTCAAATCAAGACACAACGAAATTATCATCAAATtccaaattaattaattgaaataaacCAATCGGATTAACATCTAATTAAGCagaaaatggaagaaatttCGGTAACATACTTGTGATCGCGTGCTTCAACACCAGAATTCTTGGCGGAGAAGGAATCTTTGGGGGCGATCTTGCTCTTGGCGCGTTGGTACTCGGCGTCGGGACCGGCGAGTTCCCTAGACTTCTTGGAATCTTCCTGAGACTTGTAGAGCTCGGCCTTCAACTCCATCATCGACGACGCACCCACGCCCTCTATGGCGCGGTGCTTCTTCGGCATTATCGACGATTCCGTTAGCCATCCCAGCGACTCAACCACCATCCTCTTCTTCCCGTTCCCTTCTTCCCCCATTCCACTACCTAATTCGGAATGATTTAGGGTTTTCTGATTTTCTCCGATTTGGGAATTTCAATTGCTAGGGTTTCCTTCGCGCTAATTTCGTTAAAGACgctttttaagttttaaccGGCTTGGTTCACCAAGCCAGACAAATAAACCGGGTTAGTATGCGTGGAGCACTATCCAGTATCCACCTTTGACAACTCCAAAAATGCAATATTGCAATTTCACTATTTCTCGGTGACCAGCTCCTTCGTCACCTTTGCTGCTTCTTCTGAAACTGACATCTCTGGAGGAGTCTCAGGTATTTCTCTCACTCTTCTGTTTAATAAAGCAAGCTCTTTGAATTCAGTATCAAGCGGGTTGGGTTGATATTTTGCAGTCTCTATAATCCTGAACTAAAACTAACACTATTGCATTCTATTAATCATGGGTTTTAATGGGATTCTCCTACGACTCTGAATATGCCGAATGTGAACTTCTTCCTCGAAATTGGCGCACAAGTATGATGGTTCTTGGTTTGATCAAAGGAATGATTGATAGTTCAAATATGTAGCTTGAAGGGGTTGTGTGGAAGGAATGTTTAAGTTGTGCAACGAaggtgtttgattaaatgcctCGAAGAAATATGAGTTCGTTGAAATTTATAGTTTTCTCCCTGCTTACCTTTACTATGTTTAATTTTCGGGAAATTTTGTAGATGAGCAAGTTCAATTGATGAATTAAATTTAATAGCATTTAAAATTCTGTagaactttaaaaaaatttgatccaaGCACAATTTATAATGATTGGTGCATCAAGGAACCATTGCTACACCTTGAACCCAGATGCCGCTTTTATGAAAAATCGTGGCTGCTTTTCTTTCATCGTGTTTTTATCCATCACTAACATAATTTatgcccccccccccccccccccctttccCCAAAACCACCACCATGAATATGACGACTAAATCAGGTCAGAGCTATAAGCCTTATAATTGAGCTGTTATG is a window from the Arachis stenosperma cultivar V10309 chromosome 3, arast.V10309.gnm1.PFL2, whole genome shotgun sequence genome containing:
- the LOC130966921 gene encoding uncharacterized protein At4g18257-like; protein product: MGEEGNGKKRMVVESLGWLTESSIMPKKHRAIEGVGASSMMELKAELYKSQEDSKKSRELAGPDAEYQRAKSKIAPKDSFSAKNSGVEARDHKDKLELKAVNDGSVSYAALERKAELYEKLVRGELSDEEDQEKYCVDFFRKGIEQDELPQLENRDAAETVLRENEVADNDASVMFDVKKVGLGRTVGAVDNAEHKRNIWEVHEEANRAREKASEIKHRRQEQVAAHREKLKQAYLRKKLEQLKATTEGLGSDIKNT
- the LOC130970395 gene encoding LRR receptor-like serine/threonine-protein kinase FLS2 codes for the protein MMLLSPKISLSVVIALFVLTILSYADNNTGLLEVEIEALKAFKNSITLDPNGTLADWIEIHPHCNWSGIQCDPSSSHVISISLTSQQLHGEISPFLGNISSLQVLDLTSNSFTGHIPYQLSRCTQLTVLGLFENSLSGPIPPELGNLKRLQYLDLGSNFLNGTLPESIFNITSLLGIAFNNNNLTGTIPSHTGKLLNLIQMIGYGNSLVGSIPPSIGNLEALKALDFSQNQLSGVIPKEIGNLTNLQSLLLFQNSLSGKIPSELAKCKNLLNLELYENHLSGSIPPELGNLVHLETLRIFSNNLNSTIPPSIFQLKSLTHLGLSDNNLEGTISPEIGSLSSLTYLTLHLNKFTGRIPSSITSLKNLTYLSMSQNLLSGEIPSDIGVLHNLKFLILGFNHLHGSIPPSITSCTSLVNVSLAFNSFTGKIPEGFSRMPNLTFLSFAHNNLSGEIPDDLFNCSNLHTLSLGENNMSGVIKPGIQNLFKVQTLQLNVNSFIGSIPPEIGNLSQLITLTLAENKLSGSIPPELSKLFLLQGLSLHDNELEGTIPDTLSGIKPLTKLLLHRNKLVGQIPDSISQLDMLSYLDLHDNKLNGSIPRSMGKLNKLLMLDLSHNHLTGSIPSDVIAHFKDMQMYLNLSYNNFAGSVPDELGMLQMVQAIDISNNNLSGVIPNRISGCRNLFNLDFSGNKISGPIPAEAFSHMDLLENLNLSRNHLDGKIPEVLAQLEHLISIDLSQNNLKGTIPQGFANLSKLMHLNLSFNQLEGPVPMTGIFAHINASDMKGNQDLCGAKFLRPCKEGNNHALSKRSIAIIAALGSLAILLLLVLVILILNRGNKLCNSKQKENGENQEPDYRTALALKRFSPKELENATGLFSTDNIIGASNLSTVYKGQLEQGQIVAVKRLNLHQFYANTDKIFKTEASTLSQLRHRNLVKVLGYAWESGKLKALVLEYMENGNLDTIIHDKSVDQSRWTLSERIRVLISIASGLDYLHSGYDFPIVHCDLKPSNILLDRDWEAHVSDFGTARILGLHLQDGNTLSSSAALQGTVGYLAPEIAYIRKVTPKVDVFGFGIIIMEFLTKRRPTGLSEEDDGLPVSLPEAVEKAVANGMKELINIVDPMLAMDDTKGHVDALVGLFKLSLCCTLSNPEDRPNMNEVLSTLMKLQTAR